A window of the Aeromicrobium phoceense genome harbors these coding sequences:
- a CDS encoding ABC transporter ATP-binding protein, which yields MENLTREGPTTATKPALSVEDLVIEYRLARGGVVRAVDGVSFDVGESEIVGIVGESGSGKSSVGMVVAGFLNATDGRLHFDGTTTQEWGQVSNSGRAGVQMIFQDSSTAVNPRRSVGSIIAEAIAKGGRITKSHIQQSVAYIERVGLDPALVNRKPRELSGGQKQRVAIARALAARPGLLVCDESVSALDVSVRARILNLLVQIRRDEGIAILFISHDLAVVSQLVDRVVVMQQGKVVEVGPVRDVIDRPQHAYTQKLLNAIPRLERTTVSTHPNQQFTSMKEETS from the coding sequence ATGGAGAACTTGACTCGCGAGGGCCCGACGACGGCCACGAAGCCCGCGCTCTCCGTCGAGGACCTGGTCATCGAGTACCGCCTCGCCCGCGGTGGCGTGGTGCGTGCCGTCGACGGGGTCAGCTTCGACGTCGGCGAGTCCGAGATCGTCGGAATCGTCGGCGAGTCCGGAAGCGGCAAGTCCAGCGTCGGGATGGTCGTGGCCGGCTTCCTCAACGCGACCGACGGCCGCCTGCACTTCGACGGGACGACGACCCAGGAGTGGGGCCAGGTGTCGAACTCGGGCCGCGCCGGGGTCCAGATGATCTTCCAGGACTCCTCGACCGCGGTGAACCCGCGCCGCAGCGTCGGCAGCATCATCGCCGAGGCCATCGCCAAGGGCGGCCGGATCACCAAGAGCCACATCCAGCAGAGCGTCGCGTACATCGAGCGCGTCGGCCTCGACCCCGCCCTGGTGAACCGGAAGCCCCGCGAGCTCTCCGGCGGCCAGAAGCAGCGCGTGGCGATCGCCCGTGCGCTGGCCGCACGGCCCGGCCTGCTGGTCTGCGACGAATCCGTCTCGGCGCTGGACGTGTCCGTCCGGGCGCGCATCCTGAACCTCCTCGTCCAGATCCGCCGGGACGAGGGCATCGCGATCCTGTTCATCTCGCACGATCTCGCCGTCGTGAGCCAGCTGGTCGACCGCGTCGTCGTGATGCAGCAGGGGAAGGTCGTCGAGGTCGGCCCGGTCCGCGACGTCATCGATCGCCCCCAGCACGCCTACACGCAGAAGCTCCTGAACGCCATCCCGCGTCTGGAGCGGACCACCGTCAGCACCCATCCGAATCAGCAGTTCACTTCCATGAAAGAGGAGACCTCGTGA
- a CDS encoding ATP-dependent Clp protease ATP-binding subunit: MFERFTDRARRVVVLAQEEARMLSHNYIGTEHILLGLIHEGEGVAAKALESLDISLEAVRGQVEDIIGQGQQAPSGHIPFTPRAKKVLELSLREALQLGHTYIGTEHILLGLIREGEGVAAQVLVKLGADLNRVRQQVIQLVSGFQGKESETTGAGTEAPAAASSAVLDQFGRNLTQAAREGKLDPVIGRADEAERVMQTLSRRTKNNPVLVGEPGVGKTAVVESLAQDIVRGDVPETLKDKQIYTLDLGALVAGSRYRGDFEERLKKVLKEIRTRGDIILFIDEIHTLVGAGAAEGAIDAASILKPMLARGELQTIGATTLDEYRKHFEKDAALNRRFQPVLVNEPSVADSVEILKGLRDRYEAHHRVSITDDALVAAATMADRYVSDRFLPDKAIDLIDEAGARLRIRRAAAPPEFKEFDEQIADVRRRKEGAIDAQDFELAASLRDEEKKLIAAKHERERAWKSGDLDQVAVVDEHLIAEVLAKATGIPVGQLSEEESSRLLHMEDELHKRVIGQDEAIKALSRAIRRGRAGLKDPRRPGGSFIFAGPSGVGKTWLSKALANFLFGDDEALIQLDMSEYSEKHTVSRLFGSPPGYVGYEEGGQLTEKVRRKPFSVVLFDEIEKAHPDIFNSLLQILEEGHLTDGQGRVVNFKNAVIIMTTNLGAREISKGVNLGFSQAGDVAGTYEKMKERVGTELKQHFRPEFLNRVDEVIVFPPLTQEEILRMVDMMVGSLEARLAEKDIDIELTTAAKIKLSADGFDPVLGARPLRRTVQREVEDVLAEKLLYGELHAGQIVVVDVVDGEFTFTGTSKADLELPEVPPAVEAGASSDD, translated from the coding sequence ATGTTCGAAAGATTCACCGACCGGGCCCGACGAGTCGTGGTGCTTGCGCAGGAGGAAGCGCGCATGCTCAGCCACAACTACATCGGCACCGAACACATCCTGCTGGGCCTCATCCACGAGGGTGAGGGCGTCGCCGCGAAGGCACTGGAAAGCCTTGACATCTCGCTCGAAGCCGTCCGCGGCCAGGTCGAGGACATCATCGGCCAGGGCCAGCAGGCACCCAGCGGGCACATCCCGTTCACCCCGCGCGCCAAGAAGGTGCTCGAGCTGAGCCTGCGCGAGGCGTTGCAGCTGGGACACACGTACATCGGCACCGAGCACATCCTGCTCGGCCTGATCCGCGAGGGCGAGGGCGTCGCCGCCCAGGTCCTCGTGAAGCTGGGCGCCGATCTCAACCGCGTCCGCCAGCAGGTCATCCAGCTGGTGAGCGGCTTCCAGGGCAAGGAGTCCGAGACCACGGGCGCCGGCACCGAGGCTCCCGCCGCCGCGTCCAGCGCCGTGCTGGACCAGTTCGGCCGCAACCTGACCCAGGCCGCCCGCGAGGGCAAGCTCGACCCGGTGATCGGCCGGGCCGACGAGGCCGAGCGCGTCATGCAGACGCTGAGCCGCCGCACGAAGAACAACCCTGTCCTCGTGGGCGAGCCGGGCGTCGGCAAGACCGCCGTCGTCGAGTCGCTGGCGCAGGACATCGTGCGCGGCGACGTGCCCGAGACGCTCAAGGACAAGCAGATTTACACGCTCGACCTCGGCGCGCTGGTGGCGGGCTCCCGCTACCGCGGCGACTTCGAGGAGCGCCTCAAGAAGGTGCTCAAGGAGATCCGCACCCGCGGCGACATCATCTTGTTCATCGACGAGATCCACACCCTGGTGGGTGCGGGTGCCGCCGAGGGCGCGATCGATGCCGCCAGCATCCTCAAGCCGATGCTGGCTCGCGGTGAGCTGCAGACCATCGGCGCCACCACGCTCGACGAGTACCGCAAGCACTTCGAGAAGGACGCGGCGCTCAACCGTCGCTTCCAGCCGGTGCTCGTCAACGAGCCGTCCGTCGCCGACTCGGTCGAGATCCTCAAGGGGCTCCGCGACCGCTACGAGGCGCACCACCGCGTCTCGATCACCGACGACGCTCTCGTGGCCGCCGCCACGATGGCCGACCGCTACGTGAGCGACCGGTTCCTGCCGGACAAGGCGATCGACCTGATCGACGAGGCCGGTGCGCGCCTGCGCATCCGTCGCGCCGCGGCGCCGCCGGAGTTCAAGGAGTTCGACGAGCAGATCGCCGACGTCCGCCGCCGCAAGGAGGGCGCCATCGACGCCCAGGACTTCGAGCTCGCCGCGAGCCTTCGCGACGAGGAGAAGAAGCTCATCGCCGCCAAGCACGAGCGTGAGCGCGCCTGGAAGTCCGGCGACCTCGACCAGGTCGCGGTCGTCGACGAGCACCTCATCGCCGAGGTCCTGGCCAAGGCGACCGGCATCCCGGTCGGCCAGCTCAGCGAGGAGGAGTCCAGCCGGCTCCTGCACATGGAGGACGAGCTGCACAAGCGCGTCATCGGTCAGGACGAGGCCATCAAGGCCCTGTCCCGGGCGATCCGTCGTGGCCGTGCCGGCCTGAAGGATCCCCGTCGTCCCGGTGGATCGTTCATCTTCGCCGGGCCCTCGGGCGTCGGCAAGACGTGGCTCTCCAAGGCGCTGGCGAACTTCCTCTTCGGCGACGACGAGGCGCTCATCCAGCTCGACATGAGCGAGTACAGCGAGAAGCACACCGTCTCGCGCCTGTTCGGCTCGCCTCCGGGCTACGTCGGGTACGAGGAGGGTGGCCAGCTCACCGAGAAGGTGCGGCGCAAGCCGTTCAGCGTGGTCCTGTTCGACGAGATCGAGAAGGCCCACCCGGACATCTTCAACTCGCTCCTGCAGATCCTCGAGGAGGGTCACCTCACCGATGGTCAGGGTCGCGTCGTCAACTTCAAGAACGCCGTGATCATCATGACCACCAACCTCGGTGCGCGTGAGATCTCCAAGGGCGTCAACCTGGGCTTCTCCCAGGCCGGCGACGTCGCGGGGACCTACGAGAAGATGAAGGAGCGCGTCGGCACGGAGCTCAAGCAGCACTTCCGTCCGGAGTTCCTGAACCGCGTCGACGAGGTCATCGTGTTCCCGCCGCTGACGCAGGAGGAGATCCTGCGGATGGTCGACATGATGGTCGGTTCCCTCGAGGCCCGTCTGGCCGAGAAGGACATCGACATCGAGCTCACCACCGCGGCGAAGATCAAGCTGTCCGCCGACGGCTTCGACCCCGTGCTCGGTGCGCGGCCGCTGCGGCGCACGGTGCAGCGCGAGGTCGAGGACGTCCTGGCCGAGAAGCTTCTCTACGGAGAGCTCCACGCCGGCCAGATCGTCGTGGTCGACGTCGTGGACGGTGAGTTCACCTTCACCGGCACGTCGAAGGCCGATCTGGAGCTGCCTGAGGTTCCCCCGGCCGTCGAGGCCGGCGCCAGCAGCGACGACTGA
- the lysS gene encoding lysine--tRNA ligase, which produces MRVRREKRQRMLDAGVDPYPLLVDRTHTIREIVESHDPEQLGPDAHTGLTVSITGRVIFLRNTGKLCFVRLREGDGSEVQAMLSLAEVGEESLADFKALVDLGDHLGVTGEVITSRRGELSVMATAWRIAAKTLRPMPVEHKPLSDEARTRMRYLDLVVREEARQNVRVKAAVLKSLRSTLDRHGYIEVETPVLQHTNGGAAARPFHTHLNAFDEPQLLRIALELHLKRSLVGGIDKVYEIGKTFRNEGVDNTHNPEFMMLEAYEAYGSYDTMAELVQDLVVDAARAVGKTVVTGRDGTTIDLEAPWRRATIHELVAEATGAAIDVHTPEEQVREVARDHGVSLQDGWGAGEVVLELFEKLVEHTLIQPTFVCDYPEAVRPLAKKHRTTPGLVEAWDLIINGVELAPAYSELNDPVIQRERLEEQARLAAAGDPEAMDVDEDFLRALEFGMPPAGGIGLGVDRLVMLLQGIGIREAILFPVQRRE; this is translated from the coding sequence ATGCGGGTGCGCCGGGAGAAGCGCCAGCGGATGCTGGACGCCGGCGTCGATCCGTACCCACTGCTCGTCGACCGCACCCACACGATCCGCGAGATCGTCGAGTCGCACGACCCCGAGCAGCTGGGTCCCGACGCCCACACCGGCCTGACCGTCTCGATCACCGGCCGCGTCATCTTCCTGCGCAACACCGGCAAGCTGTGCTTCGTCCGCCTGCGCGAGGGCGACGGCAGTGAGGTCCAGGCGATGCTCTCCCTCGCCGAGGTGGGGGAGGAGTCGCTGGCCGACTTCAAGGCGCTCGTCGACCTGGGCGACCACCTCGGCGTCACCGGCGAGGTCATCACGAGCCGCCGCGGCGAGCTGTCGGTCATGGCCACGGCCTGGCGGATCGCGGCCAAGACGCTGCGGCCGATGCCGGTCGAGCACAAGCCGCTCTCCGACGAGGCCCGCACCCGGATGCGCTACCTCGACCTCGTGGTCCGCGAGGAGGCCCGCCAGAACGTGCGCGTCAAGGCCGCCGTGCTGAAGTCGCTGCGCTCCACGCTGGACCGCCACGGGTACATCGAGGTCGAGACTCCCGTCCTGCAGCACACCAACGGCGGCGCGGCGGCACGCCCGTTCCACACGCACCTCAACGCCTTCGACGAGCCGCAGCTGCTGCGCATCGCGCTGGAGCTGCACCTCAAGCGCTCCCTCGTCGGCGGCATCGACAAGGTCTACGAGATCGGCAAGACGTTCCGCAACGAGGGCGTCGACAACACCCACAACCCCGAGTTCATGATGCTCGAGGCGTACGAGGCCTACGGCTCCTACGACACGATGGCCGAGCTCGTGCAGGACTTGGTCGTCGACGCCGCGCGCGCCGTCGGCAAGACGGTCGTCACGGGTCGCGACGGCACCACGATCGACCTCGAGGCGCCGTGGCGCCGCGCCACCATCCACGAGCTCGTCGCCGAGGCCACCGGTGCGGCCATCGACGTGCACACCCCCGAGGAGCAGGTGCGCGAGGTCGCTCGCGACCACGGCGTCTCGCTGCAGGACGGCTGGGGCGCGGGCGAGGTCGTGCTCGAGCTCTTCGAGAAGCTCGTCGAGCACACCCTCATCCAGCCCACGTTCGTGTGCGACTACCCCGAGGCCGTGCGCCCGCTGGCGAAGAAGCACCGCACCACCCCCGGCCTGGTCGAGGCGTGGGACCTCATCATCAACGGTGTCGAGCTGGCGCCCGCGTACTCCGAGCTCAACGATCCCGTCATCCAGCGCGAGCGGCTCGAGGAGCAGGCCCGCCTCGCGGCGGCCGGCGACCCCGAGGCGATGGACGTCGACGAGGACTTCCTGCGGGCGCTCGAGTTCGGCATGCCGCCCGCCGGCGGCATCGGTCTCGGCGTCGACCGGCTCGTCATGCTGCTGCAGGGCATCGGCATCCGGGAGGCCATCCTCTTCCCGGTGCAGCGCCGCGAGTAG
- a CDS encoding heme-binding protein, whose amino-acid sequence MRTASEQLDALRGQVREVAPAVTGDEDLGPFKLLPGVWTNEPDLAGRGWNMIALPFGPPQGATFRPAYRLLLHQYNEKLTFSLVDKAVPNRGIAPANGGVTPHADQLLVALDYEQGINQLVGEDFPASGLQGDPGGAIHHEPGLFLNMSDPLNEDVVDIARLATVPHGDSVLGLGTASISDGPPSIPPINALPLGVNQDIEKNPYLAPYKHFHDNLFRGLFDPLDSTALLKAANEGVDIVRTTKLEFDSTVATGGISNIPFIVRQANASEMKSTFWIQEVRREDGTIGLRLQYVQVVQLDFFDRFDGGPGRIKWPHVSINTLAKVEDAPVPSPAGYSVMPS is encoded by the coding sequence ATGAGAACCGCTTCCGAACAGCTCGACGCCCTGCGGGGCCAAGTACGCGAGGTCGCCCCGGCGGTCACCGGCGACGAGGACCTCGGTCCCTTCAAGCTGCTGCCCGGCGTCTGGACGAACGAGCCCGACCTCGCCGGCCGCGGCTGGAACATGATCGCGCTGCCCTTCGGTCCGCCCCAGGGCGCGACCTTCCGGCCCGCGTACCGGCTGCTGCTCCACCAGTACAACGAGAAGCTGACCTTCAGCCTCGTCGACAAGGCCGTCCCCAACCGCGGGATCGCGCCGGCCAACGGCGGCGTCACCCCGCACGCCGACCAGCTGCTGGTCGCCCTGGACTACGAGCAGGGCATCAACCAGCTCGTCGGCGAGGACTTCCCCGCTTCGGGCCTGCAGGGCGACCCCGGTGGGGCGATCCACCACGAGCCCGGCCTGTTCCTCAACATGTCCGACCCGCTGAACGAGGACGTCGTCGACATCGCGCGGCTCGCCACCGTCCCGCACGGTGACTCCGTGCTGGGCCTGGGCACGGCGTCGATCTCCGACGGACCGCCGTCGATCCCGCCCATCAACGCCCTGCCGCTCGGCGTCAACCAGGACATCGAGAAGAACCCCTACCTGGCGCCCTACAAGCACTTCCACGACAACCTCTTCCGTGGACTGTTCGACCCGCTCGACTCGACGGCGCTGCTGAAGGCCGCGAACGAGGGCGTCGACATCGTGCGCACGACGAAGCTCGAGTTCGACAGCACCGTCGCCACCGGCGGCATCTCGAACATCCCCTTCATCGTGCGGCAGGCGAACGCCTCGGAGATGAAGTCGACCTTCTGGATCCAGGAGGTCCGGCGCGAGGACGGCACCATCGGCCTGCGCCTGCAATACGTACAGGTCGTCCAGCTGGACTTCTTCGACCGCTTCGACGGCGGCCCGGGCCGGATCAAGTGGCCCCACGTCAGCATCAACACGCTCGCGAAGGTCGAGGACGCTCCCGTCCCGTCACCCGCCGGCTACTCGGTCATGCCGAGCTGA
- a CDS encoding HEAT repeat domain-containing protein: MPDTTPFEQRGDDELVELAHRSRGDIAKESLVALVRRDSDRATPVAVELLTAHAEPRVRSLAAVTLGRTQDPDAPAALTRALADADPTVVRRAAQSLARVGDASVLPDLARSQPSEATPAGRAVLTARLLIGYRAHQPELLVPVTAEITEFGRRRGEEIAFGGRAKVAKATVLAAVRAEVPALAFASRELLTFTCSGAAGAVALAEDVGEVDLSVPQMLGVMVRERVCSERYSLDCYVLSDDRDATGGTRPYLWLVRPSGRVVHVGRLEVGDDRARFSVTGSVAPYANPVKVVGERTASGTLTIESALVGKPATGAARAAAPPAREALTR; this comes from the coding sequence ATGCCTGACACCACCCCCTTCGAACAGCGCGGCGACGACGAGCTCGTCGAGCTCGCGCACCGCTCGCGCGGCGACATCGCGAAGGAGTCCCTCGTCGCCCTCGTGCGGCGTGACTCCGACCGCGCCACCCCCGTGGCCGTCGAGCTGCTGACCGCGCACGCCGAGCCGCGGGTGAGGTCGCTCGCGGCGGTCACCCTGGGTCGCACGCAGGATCCCGACGCGCCGGCCGCCCTCACGCGGGCCCTCGCCGACGCCGATCCCACCGTCGTGCGGCGGGCCGCGCAGTCGCTCGCCCGCGTGGGAGACGCGTCGGTCCTTCCCGACCTCGCGCGGTCGCAGCCGTCCGAGGCCACGCCGGCGGGGCGCGCCGTGCTGACGGCGCGGCTGCTGATCGGCTACCGCGCCCACCAGCCCGAGCTGCTCGTGCCGGTCACGGCCGAGATCACCGAGTTCGGCCGGCGTCGCGGCGAGGAGATCGCCTTCGGCGGTCGGGCCAAGGTGGCGAAGGCGACCGTGCTGGCCGCCGTGCGCGCCGAGGTCCCGGCCCTGGCGTTCGCCTCGCGTGAGCTGCTGACGTTCACGTGCTCGGGGGCGGCAGGTGCCGTGGCCCTCGCGGAGGACGTCGGCGAGGTCGACCTGTCGGTGCCGCAGATGCTCGGCGTGATGGTGCGCGAGCGCGTCTGCTCCGAGCGGTACTCGCTCGACTGCTACGTGCTCAGCGACGACCGCGACGCCACCGGCGGCACCCGCCCGTACCTGTGGCTCGTGCGCCCGAGTGGTCGCGTGGTCCACGTGGGTCGTCTGGAGGTGGGCGACGACCGCGCCCGGTTCTCCGTCACCGGCTCGGTGGCGCCCTACGCCAACCCCGTGAAGGTGGTGGGGGAGCGGACCGCGTCGGGCACCCTCACGATCGAGTCGGCGCTCGTGGGCAAACCGGCCACGGGAGCGGCGCGGGCGGCCGCGCCTCCGGCCCGCGAGGCCCTCACGCGGTGA
- a CDS encoding type III pantothenate kinase: protein MTLLAIDAGNAETSIGLFDGDELVADFVVASDERRTSDEWFLVVEGFLRRSGLPEVDEIAMCCTVPALLVALRRTYLRYYENIPAWVVGPGVKTGVPIHTDNPREVGTDRIVNALAAKELYGGPAIVVDLTGTATVVDAIDAEGRYLGGAIAPGVEVSLDAIVRNSAQLRSVEITTPRDVIGKNTVEALQSGVVFGFAGLIDAIVERMIESLGEDPDDVSVIATGSHAAVVLTECETITARDAKLTLQGLRLVAAKNR from the coding sequence ATGACGCTGCTGGCGATCGACGCGGGCAACGCCGAGACCAGCATCGGGCTGTTCGACGGCGACGAGCTGGTCGCCGACTTCGTCGTCGCCTCCGACGAGCGCCGCACCTCCGACGAGTGGTTCCTGGTGGTGGAGGGCTTCCTGCGCCGCTCGGGCCTGCCGGAGGTCGACGAGATCGCCATGTGCTGCACCGTGCCGGCGCTGCTGGTCGCGCTGCGGCGCACGTACCTGCGCTACTACGAGAACATCCCCGCGTGGGTCGTCGGGCCGGGCGTGAAGACCGGCGTGCCCATCCACACCGACAATCCCCGTGAGGTCGGCACCGACCGCATCGTCAACGCGCTCGCGGCGAAGGAGCTCTACGGCGGGCCCGCGATCGTCGTGGACCTCACCGGCACGGCCACCGTGGTCGACGCGATCGACGCCGAGGGCCGCTACCTCGGTGGCGCGATCGCGCCGGGCGTCGAGGTCTCGCTCGACGCGATCGTGCGCAACAGCGCCCAGCTTCGCAGCGTCGAGATCACGACGCCCCGCGACGTGATCGGCAAGAACACGGTCGAGGCGTTGCAGTCGGGTGTGGTGTTCGGCTTCGCCGGCCTCATCGACGCGATCGTCGAGCGGATGATCGAGTCCCTCGGCGAGGATCCCGACGACGTCTCGGTCATCGCCACCGGCAGCCACGCAGCCGTCGTGCTCACCGAGTGCGAGACGATCACCGCCCGCGACGCGAAGCTCACCCTCCAAGGCCTGCGGCTCGTCGCCGCCAAGAACCGCTGA
- a CDS encoding ABC transporter substrate-binding protein, whose amino-acid sequence MKRIFGPARWVAIAALVGVMSACTGSDGGAEGDASMLKAGSLLQPSSLDPVNVTGGHDMTFLRLIYDRLLEVDAETGQVKEGLATEWGYSEDKKTFTLKLREGVKFSDGTPVDAEAVKANLDRNFKLTKLGLITSVDSVEVVSPTELKLTLGEDSAWLAEQLAHNSGYMVSPKAFEASGDDVSGNPIGSGPYVIKTNVSGSQIVFEKNDDYWNDDRGFYESIDLKFFKTPVSMNQALQSGQIDVAARTALTDIDTLKKADGIEVEVDPSLAHYHVQFNMASPKLEDKRVRDAFNFALDREALAKAATGGYGEPTQSMYPSSSEYSSDETQSLYTYDPAKAKQLLADAGFADGIELKCSTYTGSGYETSSPYILEQLEAVGIKVDLEISELTEVMANFYKGGDMAAAAKAPDCNFTSWPSQPTPRDTFNAEYGKSIYNVGHAEVVPWEMLADFETTLDPDERVTKAQAIQVEAANNPNMANMYTKPKAYAHRTNVEPHEPNLLEFDIDMAALKPAE is encoded by the coding sequence GTGAAGCGAATCTTTGGACCAGCGCGATGGGTCGCCATTGCGGCCCTCGTCGGCGTCATGTCGGCCTGTACCGGGTCGGACGGCGGCGCCGAGGGCGATGCGTCGATGCTCAAGGCCGGCTCGCTGCTGCAGCCGAGCAGCCTGGATCCGGTCAACGTCACCGGCGGGCACGACATGACCTTCCTGCGGCTCATCTACGACCGTCTCCTCGAGGTCGACGCCGAGACCGGCCAGGTCAAGGAGGGCCTCGCCACCGAGTGGGGCTACTCCGAGGACAAGAAGACGTTCACCCTGAAGCTGCGCGAGGGCGTGAAGTTCTCCGACGGCACGCCGGTGGACGCCGAGGCCGTGAAGGCGAACCTCGACCGCAACTTCAAGCTGACCAAGCTCGGCCTCATCACGTCGGTCGACTCGGTCGAGGTCGTCTCGCCGACCGAGCTGAAGCTCACCCTCGGTGAGGACAGCGCCTGGCTGGCCGAGCAGCTGGCGCACAACTCGGGCTACATGGTGTCCCCGAAGGCGTTCGAGGCCTCCGGCGACGACGTCTCGGGCAACCCGATCGGCTCGGGCCCCTACGTCATCAAGACGAACGTGTCGGGCTCGCAGATCGTGTTCGAGAAGAACGACGACTACTGGAACGACGACCGTGGCTTCTACGAGTCCATCGACCTGAAGTTCTTCAAGACCCCGGTCTCGATGAACCAGGCGCTGCAGTCGGGGCAGATCGACGTGGCGGCCCGGACGGCCCTCACCGACATCGACACCCTGAAGAAGGCCGACGGCATCGAGGTCGAGGTCGACCCGTCGCTGGCGCACTACCACGTGCAGTTCAACATGGCGAGCCCCAAGCTCGAGGACAAGCGCGTCCGCGACGCGTTCAACTTCGCGCTGGACCGCGAGGCGCTGGCCAAGGCCGCCACCGGCGGCTACGGCGAGCCGACGCAGAGCATGTACCCGTCGTCGTCGGAGTACAGCAGCGACGAGACGCAGTCGCTGTACACCTACGACCCGGCCAAGGCCAAGCAGCTGCTGGCCGACGCGGGCTTCGCCGACGGCATCGAGCTCAAGTGCAGCACGTACACCGGTTCGGGCTACGAGACCTCGTCGCCCTACATCCTCGAGCAGCTCGAGGCCGTGGGCATCAAGGTCGACCTGGAGATCAGCGAGCTGACCGAGGTGATGGCCAACTTCTACAAGGGTGGCGACATGGCAGCGGCCGCCAAGGCGCCCGACTGCAACTTCACCAGCTGGCCCAGCCAGCCCACCCCGCGTGACACGTTCAACGCGGAGTACGGCAAGTCGATCTACAACGTCGGCCACGCCGAGGTCGTTCCGTGGGAGATGCTCGCCGACTTCGAGACGACTCTCGATCCCGACGAGCGGGTGACCAAGGCCCAAGCGATCCAGGTCGAGGCCGCGAACAACCCGAACATGGCGAACATGTACACGAAGCCGAAGGCCTACGCGCACCGGACGAACGTCGAGCCGCACGAGCCCAACCTGCTCGAGTTCGACATCGACATGGCCGCGCTGAAGCCGGCCGAGTAA
- a CDS encoding glycerophosphodiester phosphodiesterase, whose amino-acid sequence MTTAPRITAHRGQSATHPENTIPALREAVRLGADALEFDVQPTADGSIVLMHDRSPLRTTNIRHVQTSKVGLSVQRFTLAELAQLDAGSWKSPAFAGTPVPTLRDVVHALRGTEVRLVVEMKSAPVDPRSYVRAVLDELGGHSRVTLMSFDRDVAEAALPVHHAVGLVSRGRPNAADIDRFDEFHVSARRVDRALVDRVHAGGGTLTAWTVDDPRQVERLAALGVDGITTNDVSAARPALV is encoded by the coding sequence ATGACGACAGCTCCGCGGATCACCGCACACCGGGGCCAGAGCGCGACGCACCCCGAGAACACCATTCCTGCGCTCCGCGAAGCGGTGCGCCTGGGGGCCGACGCCCTCGAGTTCGACGTCCAGCCCACCGCGGACGGCTCGATCGTGCTGATGCACGACCGCTCGCCCCTGCGCACGACGAACATCCGTCACGTCCAGACCTCGAAGGTCGGCCTGTCGGTGCAGCGCTTCACCCTGGCCGAGCTGGCGCAGCTCGATGCCGGCAGCTGGAAGTCGCCGGCCTTCGCCGGCACGCCGGTGCCCACCCTGCGCGACGTCGTGCACGCGCTGCGCGGCACCGAGGTGCGGCTGGTCGTCGAGATGAAGTCGGCGCCCGTAGACCCCCGCTCCTACGTCCGTGCCGTCCTCGACGAGCTCGGCGGACACAGCCGCGTCACGCTGATGAGCTTCGACCGCGACGTCGCCGAGGCCGCCCTGCCCGTGCACCACGCCGTGGGCCTGGTGAGCCGCGGCCGGCCGAACGCCGCCGACATCGATCGCTTCGACGAGTTCCACGTGAGCGCGCGCCGTGTCGACCGCGCCCTGGTCGACCGCGTGCACGCCGGTGGCGGCACCCTCACCGCCTGGACGGTGGACGACCCGCGCCAGGTGGAGCGGCTCGCCGCCCTCGGCGTGGACGGCATCACCACCAACGACGTCTCGGCGGCACGACCCGCGCTGGTCTGA
- a CDS encoding 1-acyl-sn-glycerol-3-phosphate acyltransferase — protein sequence MRILRLVADVFWTVSRWSFRSEPAPKGPTILLAGPHTSNWDFVLMLAIAWKCGFRPHFLGKKELFRGPAGPFMRALGGIEVDRKNPAGLIDELIEHARSGDNFQLVITPEGTRGNVKRWKSGFYRLAREADLPVTLGYCDRTTMTAGLGPTFRLTGDVRADMDVIRAFFADKAGVRPERRVEPRLAEEDRPAE from the coding sequence ATGAGGATCTTGCGCCTGGTCGCCGACGTGTTCTGGACCGTCAGCCGGTGGAGCTTCCGGTCGGAGCCGGCACCGAAGGGTCCCACGATCCTGCTGGCGGGACCGCACACGTCGAACTGGGACTTCGTCCTCATGCTGGCCATCGCGTGGAAGTGTGGCTTCCGACCCCACTTCCTGGGCAAGAAGGAGCTCTTCCGCGGCCCCGCCGGTCCGTTCATGCGCGCGCTCGGCGGCATCGAGGTCGACCGCAAGAACCCGGCGGGCCTCATCGACGAGCTCATCGAGCACGCGCGGTCGGGCGACAACTTTCAACTCGTCATCACCCCCGAGGGGACCCGCGGCAACGTCAAGCGCTGGAAGTCGGGCTTCTACCGGCTGGCGCGCGAGGCCGACCTGCCCGTCACGCTCGGCTACTGCGACCGCACCACCATGACCGCCGGCCTCGGCCCGACGTTCCGCCTCACGGGCGATGTCCGCGCCGACATGGACGTCATCCGGGCCTTCTTCGCCGACAAGGCCGGTGTCCGCCCCGAGCGTCGCGTCGAGCCACGCCTCGCCGAGGAGGACCGCCCGGCCGAGTGA